One segment of Bradyrhizobium sp. CB2312 DNA contains the following:
- the nifT gene encoding putative nitrogen fixation protein NifT has protein sequence MKIMIRRSPDAGLSIYVPKKDLEEPIVESEYETLWGGWIKVANGWVLDLPEMPSGTPLPITINAKKRAGKGDDP, from the coding sequence GTGAAAATCATGATCCGCCGGTCTCCGGACGCGGGCCTGTCGATCTACGTGCCAAAAAAGGATCTCGAAGAGCCAATCGTTGAATCGGAGTACGAGACGCTATGGGGCGGCTGGATCAAAGTAGCTAATGGCTGGGTGCTTGATTTGCCTGAGATGCCGAGCGGCACACCGTTACCGATCACAATTAACGCTAAAAAACGGGCCGGGAAGGGGGACGATCCGTGA
- the nifS gene encoding cysteine desulfurase NifS: MSENPMLIYLDNNATTRTDPSVVQAMLPFFTEKFGNASSTHAFGSEVAVAVRRARRSLRIMLGNACDQEIVFTSGGTEANNAAILSALATHEDRDEIVTTSVEHSAILALTEQLETRGVKTHIVPVDSRGRLDIEAFRGALGPRTAIASVMWANNETGTMFPVEFLAGLAREAGALFHTDAVQAIGKVCVNLRDSAIDMLSLSGHKLHGPKGTGALYLRRGTKFRPLICGGSQERGRRGGTENIPGIVGLGKAAELAAERLEPERVRIGALRDRLEQGILKSGECVVLGDTGNRLANTTNIAFDNLEGEAIAHHLDRAGIAVSLGSACNSGSIQPSHVLRAMQVPQWRMHGVVRFSLSRETSVAEVDEVVCAVSDIVARLRATSPVAVRE, from the coding sequence TTGAGCGAAAATCCAATGCTGATTTACCTCGATAACAATGCAACGACTCGGACCGATCCATCCGTCGTGCAAGCCATGTTGCCGTTTTTCACCGAGAAGTTCGGAAATGCATCGTCCACGCATGCGTTTGGCAGCGAGGTCGCAGTCGCTGTGAGGCGGGCCCGGCGTAGCTTGCGTATCATGCTAGGGAACGCATGCGATCAAGAGATCGTTTTTACCTCGGGAGGGACCGAGGCTAATAATGCCGCGATCCTCTCTGCGCTTGCGACACACGAAGACCGCGACGAGATTGTCACCACGTCAGTTGAGCACTCCGCCATTCTTGCGCTAACCGAGCAATTGGAGACAAGAGGAGTCAAGACGCACATCGTGCCCGTAGATTCCCGCGGCCGGCTCGACATCGAGGCGTTTCGCGGCGCACTCGGGCCACGCACAGCGATTGCCTCTGTTATGTGGGCCAACAACGAGACCGGAACGATGTTTCCCGTGGAGTTTCTGGCCGGGTTGGCCCGGGAGGCCGGCGCGCTGTTTCACACTGATGCGGTCCAGGCCATCGGTAAGGTGTGCGTGAACCTGAGGGACAGTGCGATCGACATGCTGTCGCTATCCGGGCACAAATTGCACGGCCCCAAGGGGACCGGCGCGCTATATCTGCGCAGAGGAACAAAATTCCGGCCGCTGATCTGCGGCGGATCACAGGAACGAGGGCGCCGAGGCGGGACTGAGAATATTCCCGGCATTGTCGGCCTGGGAAAAGCCGCCGAGCTTGCGGCGGAGCGGCTTGAACCCGAACGCGTTCGCATTGGCGCTTTGCGCGACCGTCTTGAACAGGGAATCTTGAAGAGTGGCGAGTGCGTTGTGCTCGGCGACACCGGCAATCGGTTGGCGAACACGACCAATATTGCCTTCGACAATCTCGAAGGCGAAGCCATCGCCCACCATCTCGATCGGGCAGGCATCGCTGTGTCGCTCGGATCCGCCTGTAACTCCGGCTCCATTCAGCCATCGCATGTTCTGCGTGCCATGCAGGTGCCGCAGTGGCGGATGCACGGCGTCGTGCGCTTTTCCCTGTCGCGTGAAACCTCTGTCGCGGAGGTCGATGAGGTCGTGTGCGCAGTGTCCGACATCGTGGCTCGCCTGCGCGCCACCTCCCCCGTCGCAGTCAGGGAGTAG
- a CDS encoding NifU family protein, producing the protein MPAQPEQLRQSSPIATGRERRIRGAIEEIRPNLGRDGRDCHLIWINRSRVMVRLSAARTLCKLSSVTLKGIQARLVDKRDELGRLIPVVAAGEVAD; encoded by the coding sequence ATGCCGGCCCAACCGGAACAACTGAGGCAATCGTCGCCCATTGCGACAGGCCGAGAGCGCCGCATTCGCGGCGCTATCGAAGAGATCCGACCCAATCTGGGACGCGATGGTCGCGACTGTCACCTGATCTGGATCAATCGCAGTAGGGTCATGGTCAGGCTGTCCGCTGCCCGCACGTTGTGTAAGCTTTCGAGCGTGACGCTGAAAGGTATTCAGGCGCGGCTTGTCGATAAACGCGACGAATTGGGTCGCCTGATCCCCGTCGTGGCTGCAGGCGAGGTGGCGGATTGA
- a CDS encoding iron-sulfur cluster assembly accessory protein, with protein sequence MINLTHSAVNAIKSAISSSTHPTGGLRVMIEPGGCNGFKYKMGLVEEPNPDDAVIECDGLKVFVDNKSREHLIGTTIDFVMALEGSGFTFHNPNATANCSCGKSFG encoded by the coding sequence GTGATCAACCTGACGCACAGCGCAGTGAACGCAATCAAGAGCGCGATTTCATCGTCGACGCACCCGACCGGCGGTCTGCGCGTCATGATCGAACCGGGCGGCTGCAATGGATTCAAATACAAGATGGGTCTGGTCGAAGAACCGAATCCTGACGACGCCGTGATCGAATGCGATGGGCTGAAGGTGTTCGTCGATAACAAGAGCCGTGAGCATCTGATCGGGACGACCATCGATTTCGTAATGGCACTGGAGGGTTCTGGCTTTACGTTTCACAACCCGAACGCCACCGCGAACTGCTCGTGCGGAAAATCGTTTGGCTGA
- a CDS encoding Rieske 2Fe-2S domain-containing protein, producing the protein MKPNPVYAICSFNDIPSRQAMGFHLMAVDDRGNHRPWSIVVVRWGKKVLGYTNKCPHNGVNLDWVRNEFLDPYGIRLMCGKHGSTFELGTGRCVEGPCQGRALTPIALAVLDGDICVAGVHLVEEDASANN; encoded by the coding sequence ATGAAGCCAAATCCCGTCTACGCGATCTGCAGCTTTAACGACATTCCGAGCCGCCAAGCTATGGGATTCCATCTTATGGCCGTGGATGATCGCGGCAATCACCGGCCGTGGTCCATCGTTGTGGTGCGCTGGGGCAAAAAGGTGCTTGGCTACACCAATAAATGCCCGCACAACGGCGTCAATTTGGACTGGGTGCGAAACGAATTCCTCGATCCATACGGTATCAGGCTGATGTGTGGCAAGCATGGTTCGACCTTCGAACTTGGCACCGGCCGGTGCGTCGAAGGTCCATGTCAAGGTAGGGCGCTCACCCCGATCGCCTTGGCAGTTCTGGATGGTGATATCTGCGTCGCTGGTGTTCATCTTGTCGAAGAGGATGCATCGGCCAACAACTGA
- the fdxB gene encoding ferredoxin III, nif-specific, giving the protein MSFQTRDGRDWTPQYLISIDAKKCIGCGRCFKVCGRDVMTLKGISEDGEFVNLDDNDDEIEKKVMVLNDQGACIGCGACARVCPANCQTHTSAIPEAA; this is encoded by the coding sequence ATGTCGTTTCAAACACGAGACGGACGCGACTGGACGCCACAATACCTGATCTCGATCGATGCCAAGAAGTGCATCGGCTGTGGTCGCTGTTTCAAGGTTTGCGGCCGTGATGTCATGACGTTGAAAGGAATCAGCGAGGATGGCGAATTTGTCAACCTCGATGACAACGACGATGAGATCGAAAAGAAGGTCATGGTTCTGAATGATCAAGGCGCCTGCATTGGCTGCGGTGCATGCGCCAGGGTTTGCCCGGCCAACTGCCAGACTCACACATCAGCTATACCTGAAGCGGCGTGA
- a CDS encoding CCE_0567 family metalloprotein, with amino-acid sequence MSDRETLKAELRKVSAKAIQAKMDLHDLSEELPINWTSIMLVAQKAYDAYAELERKGLDLKALEKT; translated from the coding sequence ATGAGCGATCGTGAAACATTGAAGGCGGAACTAAGGAAGGTGTCGGCGAAGGCGATACAGGCGAAGATGGATCTGCACGACCTTTCCGAAGAATTACCCATCAACTGGACCTCGATCATGCTGGTGGCGCAGAAGGCGTACGATGCCTATGCCGAACTTGAGCGGAAGGGCCTCGACTTGAAGGCGCTTGAAAAAACTTAA
- a CDS encoding NifX-associated nitrogen fixation protein: MTAKIEQQGSAVDAPFLKELIKIWRAQDTNGAWEAKSDLDLLEPYILDKQKRRALPIIGDPDSDTLWRLKLFFDAVALSIEKETGGIIQPILDLHHEGFGRMVLISGRLIAVNKQLRDVHRFGFDNFVKLAQEGDKYVSDGIDLIRKFPDVANHWGYS, encoded by the coding sequence ATGACCGCAAAAATAGAGCAACAGGGCAGCGCCGTCGACGCGCCGTTTCTCAAGGAGTTGATCAAGATTTGGCGTGCTCAGGATACCAACGGAGCCTGGGAGGCGAAGAGTGATCTTGACCTGCTCGAACCCTATATCCTGGACAAGCAGAAAAGGCGCGCATTGCCGATTATCGGTGATCCCGATTCCGATACACTGTGGCGGCTTAAGCTGTTCTTCGATGCGGTCGCGCTCTCGATCGAGAAGGAGACCGGCGGGATAATCCAGCCGATTCTGGATCTGCATCATGAAGGCTTCGGCCGCATGGTGCTCATCTCAGGTCGGCTGATCGCCGTGAACAAGCAGCTGCGCGACGTCCATCGCTTCGGATTTGATAATTTCGTAAAGCTCGCGCAGGAGGGCGACAAGTACGTCAGCGACGGAATCGACTTGATTCGGAAATTTCCGGACGTGGCAAACCATTGGGGATACTCATGA
- the nifX gene encoding nitrogen fixation protein NifX, with the protein MKVAFATQDLKRVDAHFGWAKNIAIYDVTPGGHVLLKAIEFEGDLKEDGNDDKLAPKIEAIKDCAILYVAAIGGAGAARVVANKIHPIKVNKPESILVLLEKLERVLKGTPPPWLRKVMAKDRGRTFEFDE; encoded by the coding sequence ATGAAAGTCGCGTTTGCCACTCAGGACCTGAAACGAGTCGACGCCCATTTTGGTTGGGCAAAGAATATCGCAATCTACGATGTCACGCCTGGAGGGCACGTGCTTCTCAAAGCGATTGAGTTTGAGGGCGATCTAAAGGAAGACGGCAACGACGACAAGTTGGCGCCGAAGATCGAGGCGATCAAGGATTGCGCAATCCTTTACGTCGCCGCCATTGGTGGTGCCGGGGCTGCGCGAGTGGTGGCCAACAAGATCCATCCTATCAAGGTGAACAAGCCAGAAAGCATTCTGGTGTTGCTCGAAAAACTCGAGCGCGTACTGAAGGGCACGCCACCTCCCTGGCTACGCAAGGTCATGGCAAAGGACCGAGGGCGTACGTTCGAGTTCGACGAATGA
- the nifN gene encoding nitrogenase iron-molybdenum cofactor biosynthesis protein NifN, translating to MAIVTAPTKACAVNPLKMSQPIGGAFAFMGLRGAMPLLHGSQGCTSFGLTLFVRHFKEAVPLQTTAMSEVATVLGGYENLEQAILNIYNRTKPKIIGICSTGVTETNGDDVDAYLKLIRNKHPPLAKLPMVYVSTPDFKGAFQDGWEKAVARIVEVLVEGPSANGLRDPLKVNVLPGCHLTPGDIDELRAIVEDFGLCPSFLPDLAGSLDGHIPDEYTPTTIGGIGVDEIASMGRAGWTIAIGAQMQRAAEVMQVKTGVPFRVFERLCGLCPSDEFMTFLSEISGRPIPLKYRRQRGQLADAMLDAHFHIGGRKVAIGAEPDLLFDLSGMLHDMGAQVTAVVTTTQSEVIERIKTKEVLIGDLEDLEGLAKTHHCDLLITHSHGRQAAARLKLPFYRTGFPMFDRLGAGHQLSVGYRGTRNLIFEIANLVIAHREENDRPTPDKWRTASRLPLCSGYRSSTGAAAGSIG from the coding sequence ATGGCCATCGTCACGGCGCCGACGAAAGCCTGCGCTGTCAACCCGCTGAAGATGAGTCAGCCGATCGGCGGCGCATTCGCCTTCATGGGGCTGCGCGGGGCGATGCCGCTTCTGCACGGCTCCCAGGGATGCACATCCTTCGGGCTCACGCTCTTCGTCCGGCATTTCAAAGAGGCAGTACCGCTGCAGACCACGGCGATGAGCGAGGTCGCGACCGTGCTCGGCGGTTATGAGAATCTCGAGCAGGCGATACTGAACATCTACAACCGTACCAAGCCAAAGATCATCGGTATCTGCTCGACCGGTGTCACCGAGACCAATGGCGACGATGTGGATGCCTACCTCAAGCTAATCCGCAACAAGCATCCGCCACTCGCAAAGTTGCCAATGGTGTATGTCTCGACGCCTGATTTCAAGGGCGCGTTCCAGGACGGGTGGGAGAAGGCTGTGGCACGCATTGTGGAGGTGCTGGTGGAAGGGCCCAGCGCCAATGGCCTGAGGGACCCATTGAAAGTGAATGTTCTGCCAGGATGTCACCTGACGCCCGGCGACATTGATGAACTCCGCGCCATAGTGGAGGATTTCGGCTTGTGCCCGTCCTTCCTCCCTGACCTGGCGGGATCGCTCGATGGGCATATCCCCGATGAGTATACGCCAACGACCATCGGCGGCATCGGCGTCGACGAAATTGCGAGCATGGGGCGCGCCGGATGGACGATTGCAATCGGGGCGCAGATGCAGCGTGCGGCAGAGGTCATGCAGGTCAAAACCGGCGTGCCTTTTCGTGTCTTCGAGCGGCTGTGTGGTCTCTGTCCGAGCGACGAATTCATGACCTTCCTGAGCGAGATCAGCGGCCGCCCCATACCCTTGAAATATCGGCGCCAGCGCGGTCAGCTCGCCGATGCAATGCTGGACGCACATTTCCATATTGGCGGTCGCAAAGTTGCTATCGGCGCTGAGCCAGATCTTCTGTTCGATCTGTCCGGCATGCTGCACGACATGGGCGCGCAGGTGACAGCGGTCGTGACGACCACTCAGTCGGAGGTGATCGAGCGGATCAAGACCAAGGAGGTACTCATTGGCGATCTCGAGGATCTGGAAGGGCTTGCCAAAACACACCATTGCGACCTCTTGATCACGCATTCGCATGGCAGGCAAGCGGCGGCTCGGCTGAAATTGCCGTTCTATCGCACGGGTTTTCCGATGTTCGATCGACTTGGTGCGGGACACCAACTATCCGTGGGCTATCGTGGTACCCGCAATCTGATCTTTGAAATCGCCAACCTCGTGATCGCGCACCGCGAGGAAAACGATCGGCCTACGCCCGATAAGTGGCGGACTGCGTCCCGGCTGCCACTTTGCTCGGGCTATCGCAGCTCCACCGGCGCGGCTGCGGGGTCGATTGGATGA
- the nifE gene encoding nitrogenase iron-molybdenum cofactor biosynthesis protein NifE, producing MRSLAATVQNIFDEPGCAKNGSKSEAERKNGCTKQLQPGSAAGGCAFDGAKVALQPFTDVAHLVHGPIACEGNSWDNRGAASSGSNLWRTSFTTDLSETDIVFGGEKRLCKAIKEIIDKCDPPAIFVYQTCIPAMIGDDINAVCKAASQRFAKPVIPINSPGFVGSKNLGNKLAGEALLDYVIGTQEPDYTTPYDINLIGEYNLSGELWQVKPLLDELGIRILSCISGDGKYREVASAHRARAAMLVCSKSMINVARKMEQRYGIPFFEGAFYGIQDSSESLRQLARLLVERGAPADLLGRTESVIAREEAWARAAIGPYKPRFEGKKALLITGGVKSWSIVAALQESGLELVGTSVKKSTRKDKERIKELMGQDAHMIEDMTPREMFKMLKDAKADIMLSGGKSQFVALKAAMPWLDINQERCHAYMGYVGMVKLVEEIDKSLSSPMWEQLRRPAPWEVLAKAMEQMQSPVAAIACDPALAETARRARKICVCNAVDLGTIEDAIYAHGLRSVAAVREHTNAAGGCCQRRIEGILVSEPSAMRQAAE from the coding sequence ATGAGATCACTAGCGGCCACGGTCCAGAATATTTTTGACGAGCCGGGCTGCGCCAAGAACGGCAGTAAGTCGGAGGCTGAACGCAAGAACGGCTGCACCAAACAACTGCAGCCGGGTAGCGCTGCGGGCGGCTGTGCTTTCGATGGCGCCAAGGTTGCGCTACAGCCGTTCACCGATGTCGCTCACTTGGTGCATGGTCCGATCGCGTGCGAAGGGAATTCCTGGGACAATCGCGGCGCGGCGTCGTCAGGCTCGAATCTGTGGCGCACCTCGTTCACAACCGATTTGAGCGAAACCGATATTGTATTCGGAGGCGAGAAGCGGCTCTGCAAAGCGATCAAGGAGATCATCGACAAGTGCGACCCGCCCGCGATCTTCGTTTATCAAACCTGCATTCCAGCGATGATTGGCGACGATATCAACGCAGTCTGTAAGGCCGCATCTCAAAGGTTCGCAAAGCCGGTGATCCCGATCAATTCCCCGGGCTTCGTCGGCTCGAAGAACCTCGGTAACAAGCTCGCCGGCGAGGCGTTGCTCGACTATGTGATCGGGACGCAAGAGCCAGACTACACCACCCCGTACGATATCAACCTGATCGGAGAATACAACCTCTCGGGAGAGCTCTGGCAAGTGAAGCCACTGCTAGACGAACTTGGAATACGGATTCTCTCGTGCATCTCCGGCGATGGCAAGTATCGCGAAGTCGCTTCAGCCCATCGCGCGCGGGCGGCGATGTTGGTGTGCTCAAAGTCCATGATCAACGTCGCACGCAAGATGGAGCAACGCTACGGGATTCCGTTCTTCGAGGGGGCGTTCTACGGTATTCAAGATTCGAGCGAATCGCTGCGTCAGCTTGCCCGATTATTGGTTGAGCGCGGCGCGCCTGCAGATCTGCTCGGGCGCACTGAATCGGTGATCGCGCGCGAGGAAGCGTGGGCCCGGGCTGCGATAGGGCCGTACAAGCCACGATTCGAAGGCAAGAAGGCTTTATTGATCACCGGAGGCGTCAAGTCATGGTCGATCGTTGCGGCACTCCAGGAATCTGGGCTTGAGTTAGTCGGAACCAGCGTCAAGAAATCAACCAGGAAAGACAAGGAGCGCATCAAGGAGCTCATGGGGCAGGATGCCCACATGATTGAGGACATGACGCCGCGCGAGATGTTTAAGATGTTAAAGGACGCAAAAGCGGACATCATGCTATCGGGCGGCAAGTCGCAGTTCGTCGCGCTGAAAGCGGCGATGCCATGGCTCGATATCAATCAGGAGCGTTGCCACGCCTATATGGGCTATGTCGGAATGGTCAAGCTGGTGGAGGAGATCGATAAGTCACTCTCGAGTCCGATGTGGGAGCAGCTACGTCGACCGGCTCCATGGGAGGTATTGGCCAAGGCGATGGAGCAGATGCAATCGCCCGTGGCCGCGATCGCCTGCGATCCGGCGCTCGCCGAAACCGCGCGCCGCGCGAGGAAGATCTGCGTGTGTAACGCGGTCGATTTGGGCACGATTGAGGATGCAATCTACGCGCACGGCCTGAGAAGCGTCGCCGCGGTGAGAGAGCATACCAATGCGGCCGGTGGCTGCTGCCAGAGACGCATCGAAGGTATCTTGGTGTCCGAGCCATCTGCCATGCGACAGGCCGCAGAATAG
- the nifK gene encoding nitrogenase molybdenum-iron protein subunit beta, translated as MAQSAEHVLDHLELFRGPEYQEMLAKKKIFENPRDPAEIERIKEWTKTAEYREKNFAREALAVNPAKACQPLGAVFASVGFEGTLPFVHGSQGCVAYYRSHLSRHFKEPSSCVSSSMTEDAAVFGGLNNMIDGLANSYNMYKPKMIAVSTTCMAEVIGDDLNAFIKTSKEKGSVPADFDVPFAHTPAFVGSHVTGYDNALKGILEHFWDGKAGTAPKLERKQNGAINIIGGFDGYTVGNLREIKRILALMGIQHTILADNAEVFDTPTDGEFRMYDGGTTLEDAANAVHAKATISMQQWCTEKTLPFVADHGQDIVSFNYPVGLSATDDFILALSRISGKEIPEQLARERGRLVDAIADSSAHIHGKKFAIYGDPDLCYGLAAFLLELGAEPTHVLSTNGSRAWHEKMQMLLASSPFGQGCQAYPGRDLWHMRSLLFTEPVDFLIGNTYGKYLERDTGTPLIRIGFPVFDRHHHHRSPLWGYQGGLNVLVKILDKVFDEMDKKTNVLGKTDYSFDIVR; from the coding sequence ATGGCGCAGAGTGCCGAACACGTGCTCGATCATCTCGAACTGTTCCGAGGTCCAGAATACCAGGAGATGCTGGCCAAGAAGAAGATATTCGAGAATCCGCGCGATCCCGCCGAGATCGAACGCATCAAGGAATGGACGAAGACGGCCGAATATCGCGAAAAGAACTTTGCGCGGGAGGCGCTAGCGGTAAATCCGGCCAAGGCATGCCAGCCGCTTGGCGCCGTATTCGCCTCTGTTGGCTTTGAGGGCACGCTGCCCTTCGTCCACGGCTCGCAAGGCTGCGTTGCCTACTACCGCAGCCATCTGTCGCGGCACTTTAAGGAGCCTTCTTCCTGCGTCTCCTCGTCGATGACGGAAGACGCTGCCGTATTCGGCGGTCTGAACAACATGATCGACGGGCTCGCGAACAGCTACAACATGTACAAACCCAAGATGATTGCGGTCTCGACCACCTGCATGGCCGAGGTGATCGGCGATGACCTCAATGCCTTCATCAAAACGTCGAAAGAAAAAGGCTCGGTCCCGGCGGACTTCGACGTGCCATTCGCCCATACGCCGGCGTTCGTCGGGAGCCACGTCACCGGTTATGACAATGCGCTCAAGGGCATTCTGGAGCATTTTTGGGACGGTAAGGCCGGAACAGCGCCGAAGCTGGAGCGCAAGCAGAACGGGGCGATCAACATCATTGGTGGGTTCGATGGCTATACCGTCGGGAACCTTCGCGAAATCAAGCGCATCTTGGCGTTGATGGGCATCCAGCACACGATTCTCGCTGATAATGCTGAAGTCTTCGATACTCCGACAGACGGCGAATTCCGGATGTATGACGGAGGCACGACGCTGGAAGATGCGGCCAACGCGGTTCACGCCAAGGCGACAATCTCCATGCAGCAGTGGTGCACCGAAAAAACGCTGCCATTCGTTGCTGACCATGGGCAGGACATCGTATCCTTCAACTACCCGGTGGGCTTATCCGCAACGGATGACTTTATCTTGGCGCTGTCACGCATCAGCGGCAAGGAGATTCCCGAGCAGCTCGCGCGAGAACGTGGCCGCTTGGTCGACGCCATCGCTGACTCCAGCGCGCATATCCATGGCAAGAAGTTCGCGATCTATGGCGATCCGGATCTTTGCTATGGGCTGGCTGCGTTTCTGCTCGAACTCGGCGCCGAACCGACCCATGTGCTGTCCACGAACGGCAGCAGGGCATGGCACGAAAAAATGCAGATGCTGCTTGCAAGCTCGCCATTCGGGCAGGGCTGCCAAGCCTATCCGGGCCGGGACCTCTGGCACATGCGCTCACTCCTGTTCACCGAGCCAGTCGATTTTCTGATTGGCAACACCTATGGCAAGTATCTGGAGCGGGATACTGGAACGCCACTGATCCGCATCGGCTTTCCGGTTTTTGATCGGCATCACCATCACCGGTCCCCCCTATGGGGCTATCAGGGCGGCCTGAATGTGCTCGTGAAGATCCTGGACAAGGTCTTCGATGAGATGGACAAGAAGACGAACGTTCTTGGCAAAACTGACTACAGCTTCGACATCGTTCGTTGA
- the nifD gene encoding nitrogenase molybdenum-iron protein alpha chain, giving the protein MSLATTQSIAEIRARNKELIEEVLKVYPEKTAKRRAKHLNVHQAGKSDCGVKSNIKSIPGVMTIRGCAYAGSKGVVWGPIKDMVHISHGPVGCGQYSWGSRRNYYVGTTGIDSFVTLQFTSDFQEKDIVFGGDKKLVKILDEIQELFPLNNGITIQSECPIGLIGDDIEAVSRAKSKEYGGKTIVPVRCEGFRGVSQSLGHHIANDAVRDWIFDQLESDGKPKFEPTPYDVAIIGDYNIGGDAWSSRILLEEMGLRVIAQWSGDGSLAELEATPKAKLNILHCYRSMNYISRHMEEKFGIPWCEYNFFGPSKIAESLRKIAGYFDDKIKEGAERVIEKYQPLVNAVIAKYRPRLESKTVMLYVGGLRPRHVIGAYEDLGMEVIGTGYEFGHNDDYQRTAQHYVKDSTLIYDDVNGYEFERFVEKLQPDLVGSGIKEKYVFQKMGVPFRQMHSWDYSGPYHGYDGFAIFARDMDMAINSPVWKKTKAPWKEASRAKLLAAE; this is encoded by the coding sequence ATGAGTCTCGCCACGACCCAGAGCATCGCAGAAATCAGGGCTCGCAATAAAGAGCTCATCGAGGAGGTGCTGAAGGTCTATCCGGAGAAAACCGCGAAACGGCGTGCCAAGCACCTCAACGTTCACCAAGCCGGCAAGTCAGATTGCGGGGTGAAGTCCAACATCAAATCCATACCTGGTGTGATGACAATCAGAGGCTGCGCCTATGCAGGGTCAAAGGGAGTGGTCTGGGGACCGATCAAGGACATGGTCCATATCAGCCATGGCCCGGTAGGCTGCGGTCAATATTCGTGGGGCTCCCGACGAAATTATTACGTTGGCACGACGGGGATCGATAGCTTCGTGACCCTGCAGTTCACCTCCGACTTCCAGGAAAAGGATATCGTATTCGGTGGCGACAAAAAGCTGGTCAAAATTCTTGACGAAATCCAGGAGCTGTTTCCGCTCAACAACGGCATCACGATCCAATCGGAATGCCCAATCGGATTGATCGGTGACGACATCGAGGCCGTGTCGAGAGCGAAGTCAAAGGAATACGGCGGCAAGACCATCGTGCCGGTCCGTTGTGAGGGCTTTCGGGGTGTGTCGCAATCACTAGGCCATCACATCGCCAACGATGCGGTGCGCGATTGGATTTTCGACCAGCTTGAGTCCGATGGCAAACCAAAGTTTGAGCCGACGCCGTACGATGTTGCGATCATCGGAGACTACAATATCGGCGGGGACGCCTGGTCATCGCGAATTCTGCTAGAGGAGATGGGCCTGCGGGTGATAGCGCAGTGGTCCGGCGACGGTTCACTAGCTGAGCTCGAGGCAACGCCGAAGGCAAAGCTCAACATTCTGCATTGCTACCGTTCTATGAACTACATCTCGCGCCACATGGAAGAGAAGTTCGGTATCCCCTGGTGCGAGTACAACTTCTTCGGACCTTCAAAGATCGCAGAGTCGCTGCGCAAGATTGCTGGCTATTTCGACGACAAGATCAAGGAAGGCGCCGAGCGGGTGATTGAAAAGTACCAACCGCTGGTGAACGCTGTGATCGCAAAATATCGCCCGCGCCTGGAGAGCAAGACGGTGATGCTGTACGTCGGAGGGCTCCGTCCGCGTCATGTGATCGGCGCATACGAGGACCTCGGGATGGAAGTCATTGGTACCGGATACGAGTTCGGTCACAACGACGACTATCAGCGCACAGCTCAGCACTACGTAAAGGACAGCACGCTCATCTACGATGACGTTAATGGCTATGAGTTCGAGCGCTTCGTAGAAAAGCTCCAGCCTGACCTCGTCGGCTCGGGCATCAAGGAAAAATACGTTTTTCAAAAGATGGGTGTGCCGTTCCGGCAGATGCACTCCTGGGACTATTCGGGCCCATATCACGGCTATGACGGCTTTGCCATCTTTGCCCGCGACATGGACATGGCCATCAACTCGCCCGTCTGGAAGAAAACGAAGGCCCCCTGGAAGGAAGCTTCGAGGGCCAAGCTCCTGGCTGCAGAATAA